In one Nicotiana sylvestris chromosome 8, ASM39365v2, whole genome shotgun sequence genomic region, the following are encoded:
- the LOC104221976 gene encoding BIIDXI-like protein At5g11420, whose translation MHKKATLCIQTKPIGLSSSYGHSSSSSSLLLLENKIMKNSRMKALLLVLVLMCAIFNISLSLTDGLLKNGNFEMPLAKGNLNGTVVLKHNAIPEWSISGFVEYIKAGQKQGDMLLVVPEGYAAVRLGNEASIKQVLNVTKGMYYSLTFSAARTCAQEERINVSVTPDFGVLPIQTLYSSSGWDSYAWAFQAEFSQVEVLLHNPGVEEDPACGPLIDSIAIRSLYPPRATNKNLLKNGDFEEGPYIFPNTSWGVLVPPNIEDDHSPLPAWMVESLKAVKYLDSDHFSVPQGKRAIELVAGKESAIAQVARTTIGKMYELSFKVGDASNSCEGSMIVEAFAGMDTLKVPYESKGKGGYKRAVLRFKATANRTRIMFLSTYYHTRSDDFVSLCGPVVDDVKLLSVRNPRRFL comes from the exons ATGCATAAAAAGGCAACTCTCTGtattcaaaccaaaccaattggcctttcttcctcttacggtcattcttcttcttcttcttctttactacTGTTGGAAAATAAAATAATGAAGAACTCGAGAATGAAAGCTTTATTGCTGGTGCTTGTGCTAATGTGCGCCATTTTCAACATTTCCTTATCCTTAACTGATG GATTGTTAAAGAATGGAAACTTTGAAATGCCGCTGGCGAAAGGAAACCTCAATGGCACGGTGGTCCTAAAGCACAATGCCATACCAGAATGGTCGATCTCCGGCTTCGTCGAGTACATAAAGGCGGGCCAAAAACAAGGTGACATGCTGCTGGTTGTGCCGGAGGGCTATGCCGCGGTTCGTCTAGGAAACGAGGCGTCCATCAAGCAAGTATTGAATGTTACAAAGGGAATGTACTATTCCTTAACATTCAGTGCTGCTAGAACTTGTGCTCAAGAGGAACGTATCAATGTATCCGTTACACCCGATTTCGGAGTACTgcctatccaaacattgtatagTAGCAGTGGTTGGGACTCATATGCTTGGGCATTTCAAGCTGAATTTAGCCAAGTTGAGGTTTTACTGCACAATCCTGGTGTTGAGGAAGATCCTGCTTGTGGTCCTCTCATCGATTCAATCGCCATTCGCTCTTTATACCCTCCTAGGGCCACTAATA AGAACTTGTTGAAAaatggagattttgaagagggtcCATACATATTCCCAAACACAAGCTGGGGAGTTCTTGTACCACCAAACATTGAAGATGACCATTCCCCTTTACCAGCATGGATGGTTGAGTCACTAAAGGCAGTCAAATACTTGGACTCTGATCATTTTTCAGTGCCACAAGGCAAGAGAGCAATAGAGctagttgctggaaaagaaagtGCAATTGCCCAAGTTGCAAGAACCACTATTGGCAAAATGTATGAACTCAGTTTCAAAGTTGGAGATGCCAGCAATTCTTGTGAAGGTTCCATGATTGTTGAGGCCTTTGCTGGAATGGATACACTTAAAGTCCCCTATGAATCTAAGGGGAAAGGCGGATATAAGCGCGCTGTTCTTCGTTTCAAGGCCACTGCTAACCGCACTAGGATCATGTTTCTTAGCACATACTACCATACGAGGAGTGATGATTTTGTTTCCCTCTGTGGTCCTGTTGTTGATGATGTGAAGCTCTTGAGTGTCAGGAACCCTCGTCGATTCCTCTGA